In Bacillus cereus ATCC 14579, a single window of DNA contains:
- a CDS encoding DUF3884 family protein, which translates to MTHSKDKKSHAFKGIGEKLNPTIYQVRFMKLDEPIRFESFPELKELGDWLSTSTHMWSCHSTMYKYNREEFEKKFLEITKLTADHVLISTGGVGFNFMSPGWRNSL; encoded by the coding sequence ATGACACATTCCAAAGACAAAAAATCACATGCTTTTAAAGGAATAGGAGAAAAATTAAACCCAACTATCTATCAAGTGAGATTCATGAAATTAGATGAACCAATTCGATTTGAGTCGTTTCCTGAATTAAAGGAATTAGGAGACTGGTTGAGTACTTCAACGCACATGTGGTCATGCCACTCAACTATGTACAAATACAACAGAGAAGAGTTTGAAAAGAAGTTCTTAGAAATTACGAAATTAACAGCTGATCATGTACTAATATCTACTGGTGGCGTCGGATTTAACTTCATGTCACCAGGTTGGAGAAATTCTCTATAA